GTTCGCGGTGGTGTTCATGATTGTCACGTTGTCGTCCATAGGGTTGCCGGGGCTCAACGGTTTCGTGGGCGAGTTCCTGGTGCTTATGGGGACGTGGAAGGCCAATCCGCTTTTCGCGGCGATAGCCACTTCCGGGGTCATCTGGGGGGCGGTGTACATGTTGTGGATGTTCCAGCGGGTGATGTTCGGCAAGGTGACAAATCCGAAAAATGAAAAACTTAAGGACCTGAACCTGCGTGAGATTGTTTATTTCGCGCCTTTCATAGTTCTTATATTCGTCATGGGCGTGTTCCCTACGCCGTTTATAAAAAAGATGGAGCCTTCCGTGGTGCATCTGGTCAATCAGGTGAAGGCACATCAGGGGAGCCCGTCCGGGCTCGCCCAGACGCCGGCCGGAATGCCGGTTCCGGCGCAAAGCCACGGCCATGGGCATGGGGCGATCGGCTCCACCGGGTCGGATGGATAGAAAGAGGGCCTAACAATGAATAAACCGATGAGGCGGCAATGAGCCCGATACACATACCAGCCATCCAGCTTTCGGCGATAGCGCCGGAGATAATCCTTACATGCACGGCGGCGCTATTGCTGATGATGGAAGTGTTCGCCGAGAAGAAGGGAAAAGACCACTTGGGCTATGTGGCCCTGGCCGGTGTGGCGCTGGCCGGCTATGCCACCATTGGCCTTCACGGCCCCGCGCATCCCGCTTTTTCCGGCCTGTATGTGGTGGACAACTTTTCCACTTTCTTTAAAGTGGTGTTCCTGATAGGGACGGGGCTTTCCATCCTGCTGTCCGTCAAGTACATCAAGGATGAGGGGATAGACAGCGGCGAGTATTACGCCATGCTCCTTTTCGCCACGGTTGGCATGTTCACGCTGGCCTCGGCGGCCAACCTTATAACGGTCTTCATGGGGGTGGAGGTCCTTTCAATATCCCTATATGTGCTGGCGGGATACACCCGGGCGAGGGAAACTTCCAACGAAGCGTCCATCAAATATTTCATCCTCGGCGCGTTGTCGTCCGGATTCCTGCTATACGGCATCGCGCTGGTCTACGGCGCCACCGGGACGACAGGGCTGCACGCCATCGGTGATGCGGTGCGAGCCGGTGTCGGGAACAAAATGACCCTTACCGTGGGCGCCGCCCTAATAACCCTGGGCTTTTGCTTCAAGGTTGCGGCCGCTCCGTTCCATATGTGGACGCCGGACGTTTACCAGGGGGCTCCTTCGCCGGTGACGGCGTTCATG
This genomic interval from Nitrospinota bacterium contains the following:
- a CDS encoding NADH-quinone oxidoreductase subunit N, with the protein product MSPIHIPAIQLSAIAPEIILTCTAALLLMMEVFAEKKGKDHLGYVALAGVALAGYATIGLHGPAHPAFSGLYVVDNFSTFFKVVFLIGTGLSILLSVKYIKDEGIDSGEYYAMLLFATVGMFTLASAANLITVFMGVEVLSISLYVLAGYTRARETSNEASIKYFILGALSSGFLLYGIALVYGATGTTGLHAIGDAVRAGVGNKMTLTVGAALITLGFCFKVAAAPFHMWTPDVYQGAPSPVTAFMSAGPKAAAFAAFLRVFAEAFPGLKGEWWEIIWILAAVTMTLGNVVALQQNNVKRMLAYSSISHAGYVLVGFAAGSPAASSSILFYMLAYTFMNIAAFAIVTGIGGKGEEKVYFQDYTGLGYSRPAVGLALSVALFSLAGIPPTAGFAGKFYVFLSAIDEGFIWLAVIGVLNSVVSVFYYLRLTVYMYMREEGKAEATPAFAPSLVVATAVAVTGALWLGIAPGPYIEMAKAAFLTFQ